The Lacticaseibacillus rhamnosus DNA window AAGAGTAAGGCAACCGCGCCGGCTTGTAAGCCATAAATATCGGTATAAAAAAACAACAGATAAGACGTCATCACCTGAAACACCAAATTATCTGCTGCATCGCTTAAACCATAGCTAATGCGTTCCGGCCATTTGGTTTGCCAAGAAGTAGAGGGTTTTGACACAGACACCGCTCCTTTCTTAGATGCGATTGAACGCCGAATCAGCACGCGGGAAAAATTCAAAGCGGGATGATAAAACGCGAGTATAAAACGGTCCTCAAACTTTTACCCGAGCTGGCTCGCGCTCATGATGATCACCGTTTCAGCATCGGCAAAAGACTAGGCGTGTTTTTCCCGCAACATGTCGCTGATAACGATTTGGTTGACGGTATTCCACACCATGTGTCCCACAGCTTCGGACAGATGTTCTTCAGCTGGCTGATCTTTTGCGGCTGGGACGATCTTTAGTGCAGGCATCGCCCATAAATGCGCGCCGGCCCAAACACCCAGTCCCCACATACTGCCATATCCCAGTTTGAACAGCGGAACATAATGCCCGGCTACCGCATAAAGTGCCCCTAAGCTTGATGAAAAGCCAAAATGAACCAGCAGACTAACCCATGGAATCTGGTGGCCTGAATAGGTGTAAGTTGCGTGTGTTTCTGCCGGTGTCAAGCCATGCTGTTGTAGAAAAGTTTGCGGTGGATTAGTCGCATCGCGTTCCGGTGTGCGTGGTGGCAGAATATTTTCCCACCCTAATTTGACTAAACCGGAAACCAACCCCGCAACCGCCCCAACTGCGGCTAGTTTAACGATGGAAGGTGAAGTGTGCGTGCGCATATTAAAAAACCTCCTTAAAGGTACTTAGAACTACTTACATTTTAAAACAACATGAACTATTTAACACCCGGAGGCGCATGTTTATTTTAATAAGGTGGAATTCTCCGGGTTTATATTTTTGAATTATATAGGTATG harbors:
- a CDS encoding DUF1440 domain-containing protein, whose amino-acid sequence is MRTHTSPSIVKLAAVGAVAGLVSGLVKLGWENILPPRTPERDATNPPQTFLQQHGLTPAETHATYTYSGHQIPWVSLLVHFGFSSSLGALYAVAGHYVPLFKLGYGSMWGLGVWAGAHLWAMPALKIVPAAKDQPAEEHLSEAVGHMVWNTVNQIVISDMLREKHA